The sequence below is a genomic window from Candidatus Auribacterota bacterium.
AATTCTTCGCACGTGCGCCGCAGCAGGTCAATATATTTGCTTTCAATATGCGTCGTCCCCCCCTTCAGCTTCCGCAGGATCGGCAGCAACAGCTTCTCCACGTTCACCACCACATCATTTTTAACATGTTCTTTCTCATGCCCGATCTGCTCGATCATCTCACCGAGGGCGATATTCTTTCTCTCGAGCGCCATTTTCCGCTCCCTCAGCCTGCCCTCGGACCCCCTGAGCGCTTTCTCCGTTTCTCTCCGTTCGTTGATTTCCTTCCGGAGCCTCTCATTTGTCCCGGCCAGCTTCGCCGTGCGCTCCTCCACCATCTCCTCCAGGCGCCGCTGGTACTTCTTGAGCTTCTCCTCGTCCTGCTTGCGCCTCGTGATATCCCAGAAGATCCCCAGTATGCCGGTGATCCTGCCCTTTTCATCCCTCACGGGCGTTTTGACTGTTTGAATAATTGATTCGCGCCTACCCTTCATATACCTTTCTTCGAAGTATTCTGTTTTTCCCGATCTCATTACCTGCCTGTCAACTTTCCTGTAACTTTCAGCAAGCTCTTTCTTGAATAAATCGAAATCCGTTTTCCCCACAATCTCTTCCGGTTTCATTTTCGCATCCCTGGCGAAGTTTTCGTTACACGATATATAGACCGAGTCAACGTTCTTATAGACGATTTTTTGAGGCAAATTTTCGAGCAATGTCCTGTATTTAAGCTCGCTCTTCCTGAGTCTTTCCGCCACCCGTTTCCGCTCACTGATATCGCGGACTATCACAATAATCTTCTTTTCTCCTCCGGCCTCCACAAAGGTGGCGCCACCTTCGATCATGATGATCTTCCCGTCCTTGCGTATCCCTTTTGCCTCAATACAACTCCCCCTCCTCACAACCTTATCTATACAAGAGGGGCTTATCATCGCCTCCACTTCGGCAGGAACAATGTCCCGGACACCCTTCCGTAGCATCTCATCACGTTTATAGCCCCACAACTCACAGGCTGCCTTGTTGACGTCAGCGAAGCTCCGATCGGTCCGCATGACAAAAATCCCATCCCTTATACTGTTGAAAATATTTCTGAACCACTCTTCGCTCTCCCTTAGTGTTTTCTCCGCAGCCATGCGCTCGCTTATGTCCCTGAGAACAGCGATCACGCTCGGTTGACCCTTGATTTCGACCAGCGTGCAGCTCACCTCAACGGGCACATAGCTCCCGTCCTTCCTCATATCCTGAGTCTCTACATACACGCCTTCCTGTACCGTACTCGGTTTGATAGTCCTTGCGAGTGTTTTTGCCACTTCCGGCGTCACAATTTCCGAGACGTCCATCTTGAGAAGCTCTTCCCTCGTATAGCCAAGTATGGCACATCCAGCCTTGTTCACATCGAGGATCTCGCCCGTCGGTTTCTCGATAAATATCGCGTCTTTCGTTAATTCAAATATCTTGCGGAACCGATCCTCGCTTTCCGCCAGCTCCGACGTGCGCCGCTTCACCATCTCCTCAAGGTGTTCCTGATATTTACTCAATTCATCTTCTATGCGCCTCCGCTCCGTGATATCCCGCGAGATGGCAATCACCCGCCTTTCGCCCCCTATCTCATTGAGCGTGCAGCTTACCTCGACAGGAATGAGCGTGCCGTCCTTGCGCATATTTTCAGTCTCTACATAAACGCCTTTCCTGACTGTATCCTTTTGAACCGACCGAGACAGTTTCGAAGCAATTTCAGGGGGGAGAATCGCTGCCACGTCCATTTTTAGCAGCTCTTTTTTCGAGTAGCCCAGCATCTGGCATGCGGCTTTATTCACATCAATGATCCTGCCCTCAGGCGTTTCTATAAAAACTGCATCCTTCAGGTCTTCAAAACATCTCCCGTACCATGAATCATCGCCTCCATATACATCATTCTCATGCAATCGACCGGCCTTCGACAACTTGATGGAACCGATCCATTCATCCGAAAGGTTACGCCCTCCAAAAGGCTTTTTTACTGCGCCATGCAAATTTTTCACCCTCTCACCCCCTTCCTAACTATTTCCGATAAGGTGAGCAATAGCTATCCATGCCTGTATCCATGCCTGCATAGAAAGTTAGTTTGACAAAATTCCAGTCATTGTTCAATCAAATACTGCTATCAAATACTGCTAGCTAAAGTTTCCCCACTTTTTAGAAACCAAGCTAGTGTCTTGTCACGGAAATTTCCAGCATATGTCTGTCATCGCGAGCGAAAGCGAAGCGATCTCAACATATTGGCAATCATGAGATTGCTTCGTCGTCCCGCTTAGCGGGACTCCTCGCAATGACAGGACTTTTGAATGCTACTTCCGAGACACCACACTAGTTTTTCACCACGGACCTGCCTGCCGGCGGGCAGGGACACGGAGAACCCACAGAGAAAGAACTACTGTAATGACCTATAGGCATTCATTCAGCCACGACTCCAAAACCATGTCGTTCCCGCAGAACTTGTCCTCGATAAATCGGGGAGCGGGAATCCAGTCCTCGACAAAGGATTACGCAATTCAATGCTGGATGCCTGCTGGAGTTTAGTGCAGTAGGACCAGGAATGTCCCGCCCCTGCGTTTTGTGCGGCCCTCCGGTCACACGGCGCGCTCGGCCCGGAACCAGTGCACCGTCTTCTTGCATATCCATACCAGCCCGAGCATCGCAGGGACTTCGATCAGCGCGCCCACCATCGGAGCGCAGCGAAACCATAGCTGGCGGGCATGACGGGGCGGTAAAGCAGAGAGAAGGAGGCAGGGATAAGGGAGAAGGGATTAGGGACAAGGGAAAAGAACTGGATATCTCGATTAAATCTACCTGCTCCCTTCCCCGGTAATGCAGTGAAAAGCGAGAAGTGTATAGTGAAAAGTGTTAGTCTTTTATTATCTTTCACTCTTCACTATTCACTTTTCACTCTCCACTGTAGTTATGGATATCCCAGAGCGTTGACAATTATTGATGGATTAAGGATATCGTTCAAAACGGTGAGGGATGGGCATAGGAAGATACTTATGATGGTTTCATAAATGGCCATAGCAGAGTAGCATCTACAAAACATTCTGCGATTTGAAAGCACATTGGGTTAATTCCAAAACATCCATGGACCGCCCCGGTTTGACACCAATAGCCCCGCTTGTTTCAAAACTCGCTCTTGCTGTTCGATGGCAGTCAGCTCATATTCATGCCTTTAGCTGCGAAGAGATGCTATTGGATTAAAAGATTGGCGTAGGGACTCCCTTCCATGCCGTCGTGCCGTCAACTTTATGAGCTCTTATAATCTCCCCCGAGATAACGTCCATATCCAGATATGCTACAGGCGTCCTCTTGGCTTCCAGGGCAAAAAGATTTGCCGCTGACAAGGACTCCCCCTTCTCTATTTCGACACGCACCAGAATGACTCTTCGAACATTTGCATTGCTATCCTCCGAAGGCATCCGGTGCAATGGAGCATGTCGAAGATGGCCGAAAGGGTGAAATACCCAATCGATGATCATTTGAAAAGTATGATGACGTTTATACAAGTGCCAATACTCCCCGGTATTAGCAATCATCCCCTGCATAACATAATTTACCGGCATTAAATAACCTAAGTACGTCTCATCCCTGTTTTGCTCATGTAATCTTTATAATTTTCACCATACTGATTTATCATGCGACGCTCTTCGTCTTTCGCGAGGAAATAATACAAACTGATCATCATCGCAAGCATCAGCAATGTTATAAATCGAGGCCACAAAATTGCCATTCCGATTCCACAGACAGACAGCCCTGAATATTGCGGATGTCGAATGATCCGATACAGTCCTTTAGTGACGACATGAGGATTGAAAATCTTGATTAAATACGAATGGATAACGCCGATAGGCCTGAATGATATGGTGCGCATCTTGTTGATCACGTATGACGGCATCCCCCCGCCGCGTTATGTCCCGTGCATGATGCTTGCTGGTCAAGCTCCACAAGCCGGTCAGCTATGAGCAAAGAGACCGCGTCCGCCACCGTTCGGCCGCTTGAGTGAAACACGCGGATACCCGCCCCGCGAAACCCGAGGAGTGCTCCCGTCCCGATGCCACTGACAATAACCGCATCGACCTTGCGCGCCCCCAGTGTCTTCAGCGGATTGCACATGCCATGAACGTGTTCCTGGTCGCGATTATTCAACACCTCGACTCCCATTGTCTCTGAATCAATCAGCAAGAACATCGGCGCGGACCCGAAATGACCATGCACCGGACTTTCAAGACCCTTATTCTCTTCGACTGGAATCGCAATGTTCATATGGCTGCCTCCTTTCGCTAATCTGCCTTTTTTCTGCTTTCCGTTTCTCCTCTTTCAGACGCGCCCACTGAGCCCCCTCCCGGCGTGGCGCCATCTCCATTGGGTATCGACGACGCCTTTCGCCATCTGACTCCGCGCCGACCTCCGAACCCGCGTCGCTGACCACAGCCGCACGGTCCGCCCCCCAATCCCTGCCGCGTGCCGACAGGCCCTGTTCCATCTCCTCGTGGCATGTTCATGCCTCCTTTCATTATCACGTTACCACCTTCCAGCCGAAGGGCCTTTCCATTCACCAGCGCCTCGGCGACTTTTTTATGCGCCGACTCGATGAGGCGTGAGAAAGTGGGGCGCGAAATATTCATGCTCGCCGCCGCCTTTTCCTGATACATGCCTCCGAGGTCAGCCAAGCGGAGCGCCTCCAGCTCATCGAGCGTGACAACAACCTCCTCTAATATTCGCAGTGGAATGCCCGCGGGTTTGAAGTATATTACCCCTGGTAAACAACAGATTCTTCTCAGGCATTGTGGTCTTGGCATAAAAGTCTCCATTATTAACACATACTATTATGAGCATATGTTCATTACATGTCAATAAATATATTCTTCCGAAATCACCATTGGGGGAGATATATAAGGCTGTAGCGTGTCAGCCTAAAAGCTCTACAACATTATTCTCCGTCTATTCATAAAAAACCGGAGAGGATCTTTTAAGATCCTCCCCGGGATATAATGATCAGGGTCATCTTTATAAGCAACATGCCAAGCACGTTTCTTGCAATCTGTCCAAATGACACGGCTATCCGCATTAAGATGTTGTGACCCATCTACCCTTGAAATGTTCTCTGAGCTGGCTATAACGCTGGCGATGTTCCATATCGTTAATGAATCTGTCTGCCCAAAGATCGGAAGGCGCAACCCAACCGCCCTCGCCCTTCTTCAATTCAACGACAAAGCGCATCAGCAGTGCAGAGGCAATATTATCAGCAGAAAGCATAAGCCGCTGTTTCTTCCTGGACAAACAATGGGTTATTGCTTCTTTTTAAAGCTGTCGGAAGGGTTTCCATAGGTCTCTCTGGATATGCGTATCGGAGATCGTTGTGCGAAGCCAAACTGAACTCCTTCAGATCGGCTCTGAATTTAACCTTTTGCTGAATCAACTGTTTGACCCTCCTCTTTAGAAGAGAGAGGACATGCTCATCAGCTTTAGGGAGAATCGCTCGTCTGATAGTCAAATCCATCGCCGCAGTAGGACGCAACTCCCCTCGCTCCCATCTAGCCATAGTATTGGAAGTCACACCCAATAGCTTTGCGAATTCCAGCTGGGTCAGGTCAATAGCCTGTCTCAGAAAGCGAATATCCTCGCCCACGAGAGGCTGAGGATTCAATATGATATCCACCCAAATGACATCCAAGAGCTCCTGCAGTTTGGGGACCTCGGGTATCGCAATATCTTTGTCCTGGATGCAATAGCTTATAGCGATATTGCCAATGTAAACATAGGACAATCCTGATTCAAGAAAATGATATTCTAATACTTTTTTCTTCTTTAAATTATTCCCACATTTCGGGCATTTCATTTTAAATCTCCTTTCTTTTAATCGGGTAGCACGTGATGAACACTACACTCTTCTCGCTCTCGAGCGAGAATATGAGCATACATCTTTCCTTAAATCTTTTGCCGGCTGAAGATCCCCAAAGGATGTATCTCCATTCCCTTGTCTTTTCGGTAGGCGCTTCCTTCCCAATTACCGTACCTGACCGTGCAATT
It includes:
- a CDS encoding type II toxin-antitoxin system MqsA family antitoxin, with the protein product MKCPKCGNNLKKKKVLEYHFLESGLSYVYIGNIAISYCIQDKDIAIPEVPKLQELLDVIWVDIILNPQPLVGEDIRFLRQAIDLTQLEFAKLLGVTSNTMARWERGELRPTAAMDLTIRRAILPKADEHVLSLLKRRVKQLIQQKVKFRADLKEFSLASHNDLRYAYPERPMETLPTALKRSNNPLFVQEETAAYAFC
- a CDS encoding PAS domain S-box protein; this encodes MKNLHGAVKKPFGGRNLSDEWIGSIKLSKAGRLHENDVYGGDDSWYGRCFEDLKDAVFIETPEGRIIDVNKAACQMLGYSKKELLKMDVAAILPPEIASKLSRSVQKDTVRKGVYVETENMRKDGTLIPVEVSCTLNEIGGERRVIAISRDITERRRIEDELSKYQEHLEEMVKRRTSELAESEDRFRKIFELTKDAIFIEKPTGEILDVNKAGCAILGYTREELLKMDVSEIVTPEVAKTLARTIKPSTVQEGVYVETQDMRKDGSYVPVEVSCTLVEIKGQPSVIAVLRDISERMAAEKTLRESEEWFRNIFNSIRDGIFVMRTDRSFADVNKAACELWGYKRDEMLRKGVRDIVPAEVEAMISPSCIDKVVRRGSCIEAKGIRKDGKIIMIEGGATFVEAGGEKKIIVIVRDISERKRVAERLRKSELKYRTLLENLPQKIVYKNVDSVYISCNENFARDAKMKPEEIVGKTDFDLFKKELAESYRKVDRQVMRSGKTEYFEERYMKGRRESIIQTVKTPVRDEKGRITGILGIFWDITRRKQDEEKLKKYQRRLEEMVEERTAKLAGTNERLRKEINERRETEKALRGSEGRLRERKMALERKNIALGEMIEQIGHEKEHVKNDVVVNVEKLLLPILRKLKGGTTHIESKYIDLLRRTCEE
- a CDS encoding DUF134 domain-containing protein — translated: MPRPQCLRRICCLPGVIYFKPAGIPLRILEEVVVTLDELEALRLADLGGMYQEKAAASMNISRPTFSRLIESAHKKVAEALVNGKALRLEGGNVIMKGGMNMPRGDGTGPVGTRQGLGGGPCGCGQRRGFGGRRGVRWRKASSIPNGDGATPGGGSVGASERGETESRKKAD
- a CDS encoding diguanylate cyclase; the protein is MNIAIPVEENKGLESPVHGHFGSAPMFLLIDSETMGVEVLNNRDQEHVHGMCNPLKTLGARKVDAVIVSGIGTGALLGFRGAGIRVFHSSGRTVADAVSLLIADRLVELDQQASCTGHNAAGGCRHT